A window of Ipomoea triloba cultivar NCNSP0323 chromosome 2, ASM357664v1 contains these coding sequences:
- the LOC116009680 gene encoding uncharacterized protein LOC116009680, whose product MDWVSWLSKSTLEPSLVYDYALTFAHNELNQEDIPFFNHEFLQSMGVSVAKHRLEILKLARKEKGRSSNSNSNSSSSSKQKILWLVFAVKQVRKNLAKQVRGWIRREDSPGSLTIVSARNCSLRWKAAMLKRKKTNNNQEWAPRMIANNVNTTPRTNKVLGGEGRLMMLTNGSPLVDHRDAWSYSSASSSPNLRYNEDEDDEEKMGGAGDGKYWSPTIEDIKWDSMFQNLKPT is encoded by the coding sequence ATGGATTGGGTTTCATGGCTCTCCAAATCCACCCTCGAACCTTCTCTCGTCTACGACTACGCCCTCACCTTCGCCCACAACGAACTCAACCAAGAAGACATACCCTTCTTCAACCATGAATTCCTCCAAAGCATGGGCGTCTCCGTCGCCAAACACAGGCTAGAAATCCTCAAACTCGCCAGGAAAGAAAAGGGCAGAAGCAGTAACAGTAACAGTAACAGTAGTAGTAGTTCGAAGCAGAAGATTTTGTGGCTGGTGTTTGCGGTGAAGCAAGTGAGGAAGAATCTGGCGAAGCAGGTCCGGGGTTGGATTCGCCGGGAGGATTCCCCCGGCAGCCTCACGATCGTGTCGGCGAGGAATTGCAGTCTGAGATGGAAGGCGGCCATGTTGAAGAGGAAGAAgactaataataatcaagaatggGCGCCGAGGATGATTGCTAATAACGTTAACACAACTCCTCGTACTAATAAGGTTTTGGGTGGTGAGGGAAGATTGATGATGTTGACGAATGGGAGCCCGTTGGTGGATCATCGTGATGCTTGGAGCTACAGCTCCGCTTCTAGCTCCCCGAATCTTCGTTACAACGAAGACGAGGACGACGAGGAGAAGATGGGCGGCGCCGGTGACGGAAAGTACTGGTCACCCACCATAGAAGACATCAAGTGGGATTCGATGTTTCAGAACCTGAAACCCACCTGA
- the LOC116010966 gene encoding uncharacterized protein LOC116010966, with translation MDWFSWLCKTALDPSLVYEYGLAFAQNELEEDDIAYFNHEFLQSMGISVAKHRLEILKLAKKERRNLPFPMTRFLRAIKKRIVVYVRTLVRPRDDSPLAIVPAKKEKRSHNGSSRLKRNKKRVVAANNNSQQNTPTLLLTNGSPPRLFSSSRINSFSGKMVYDQSEHWGSSVVEEIRWDAMFQNMKPT, from the coding sequence ATGGACTGGTTTTCTTGGCTGTGCAAAACAGCCTTGGATCCCTCCCTTGTTTATGAGTATGGTTTAGCCTTTGCCCAGAACGAGCTTGAAGAAGACGACATCGCCTACTTCAACCATGAATTCCTGCAAAGCATGGGCATTTCTGTCGCCAAACACAGACTGGAAATCCTTAAACTTGCCAAGAAAGAGAGGAGGAATCTCCCGTTTCCCATGACGAGGTTTCTGCGTGCAATCAAGAAGAGAATTGTTGTGTATGTCCGCACTCTGGTTCGCCCCCGCGACGACTCGCCTCTCGCCATCGTGCCTGCCAAGAAGGAGAAGAGAAGCCATAATGGGTCATCGAGGTTGAAGAGGAACAAGAAGAGAGTGGTGGCGGCCAATAATAATTCCCAGCAGAACACTCCCACGTTGCTGCTCACAAATGGCAGCCCGCCGAGGTTGTTTTCTAGCTCAAGAATCAATAGCTTTTCGGGGAAAATGGTGTATGATCAGAGTGAGCATTGGGGGTCTTCTGTGGTGGAAGAGATAAGATGGGATGCGATGTTTCAGAATATGAAGCCAACATAA